The Helianthus annuus cultivar XRQ/B chromosome 11, HanXRQr2.0-SUNRISE, whole genome shotgun sequence region GTGCACTAGCCAAACAAATCCCCAGCAGCAACCATATACCCATATTAGCTGTTTGTGCACTAGCCAAACAAAATTTAACCCAAATAGCACTACCCAAATCATCTAAACCGCCACTCATACCACTAACCCAACCCATCACATCGTCAAACCTCCCCTCACCACCTGGGTCAATATAAAACCAGCACCAAAAAATCCCCAAATACCCTTCCTTTACCAAACTCACCACATACACAAAATTCCATCTAAACAACTCCCAAACAACACACCCAAACACCACAATCCCTTTCAAAATaaaccgaaccaaaacaaccATATTCCACAACCAAAAAAATACCCAAAATACCCCTCCAGCCCCCTTTCACACTCCCAATGTTACCAACCATACCCTCCCAACTACAAACCAACCAATAATTAACCATTCCCATAACTATCATCCCCAATCTGCCCCAAACACCCATAACAACCCAAACCTGCACCTCAACCAACCCCCACATTTGCAACCCCATTAAGATTAATACCATTACCTTTAGTCTTCACTTCAAAACCCCAAATGTCAGCAACCATTCTCACATTAGGAGTATCTTTAAAGCATAGACCCAGCAACCTCATTCTAACAGTTTCAAAAACTGTACCACATAACTGCTGCACTGAACGCTTCCCCTCCCCAAAATGCCTACAATTCCTCTCTTGCCAAATAAAATACACTGAAGCAGcgagaactaatttcccaataaTACCCCATACAGAATTTAATAAACCCTTTTCTTCCACAAACCTAATGATATCAGGCCATGAATTAGGAGCATCATTCATTCTACCAAATACTTTACACCTTCTCCACACAGCCAATGCATACTCACATTCAAAAAACAAATGCCTATGACTATCAGGACATTTTCTGCATAACGCACACCTCAGATCACCTTCATAACCCCATTTAAGTAACCTGTCTTGAGTAAGTAACCGGAATTTAAAAGCCAACCATAAAATAAATGCATGCTTCGGGATATTTTGACTAAACCAAATAGCACTACTCCAAAGAACCTTAGGGCCATTCATACAAAGAGTTTTATACACTCTTTTAACAGCATACTCTTCCAACTTCCCGTTCTCCATTTTCCACATAAACTTATCTTCTCTTAAAGCATTATACTGATGAATATTAGAAGAAACTAACCAAGGATATTTAGAGAACGAATCCTGAGGAAGCTTCCATTCTTTGCCATAAAAAATTTCAACAAGTCTAGTATTCATAGTAAAACCCGCAGTCTTTATATCACGCCTATTAATACTATTCAGAAGAATACCCTTTTCATGCCAAAGATCAAGCCATGCCCTCACACCCTTCCCATTATCTATCACATCATAGAGTTTTTCTCTAAACATACTTCTATGCTGCAAAATTTGCCTCCAACTCCAAGAATCAACACTAGTCTCACTAACTTCCCAAAAACTTTTACCGCATAATTTGTATTTTCCAACCCACCTCACCCATAAAGAATCCTTATTAGACAAAACATTCCACATACGCTTCGACATCAAAGCAATATTCTGGATTTTCAGAGAAGATATATTCAATCCTCCTTGACATTTAGCCATACAAATTTCCTCCCATTTTACTCTAGCCATCCCCTTATTTCCCCTCCCCTGACTCCACAAAAAACCACACAGCAGCCTTTCAATTTCTTCACTGATAGCAACAGGAAGGATATACAACGAAGACCAATATATAGTGATAGAAGATAAGACAGATTTTATTAACTGAACTCTACCAGCAAAGGATAAAAACTTAACCTTCCAGTCAGAAATCCTCCCCTTCACTCTATCAATTAACGCTTTACAATCTTTCTGATACAACCTCTTAGAAGAAAGCGGAATCCCTAGATACTTCATAGGAAAAACTCCAACTCTAAAAGGTAAAATATCAAGAATCAACTTCTGAACCTTCTCATCAACATTACCAAAAATTACATCACTTTTATTCATATTGGGAACCAAATCAGACACAGAACTGAATTCATTCAAAGCATCCTTTATAACCTTCACAGATCCAATATCCGCCCCACAAAAAATAAACAGGTCATCGGCAAAGCATAAATGAGTTAGTTTCAGGCTGAACGGAGACAACGGATCACCTTGACGCACCCCCCGATAACATTGAAACTCAAGAGTCGGAGACCCATTTATTAATTCCGATGCCCTCGCAGATGTCAAAATGCCTCTTACCCACATCCTCCATCTACCGGGGAACCCCGTTTGCTCAAGAACTTTTTCAATGAAAACCCAATTAATCGAATCGTATGCTTTTTCGATATCGATTTTTAAAATAAAagctttttagattttttaaccCAAGAAATAATCTCATTTAAAATGAGAGGACCATCAAGAATGTTCCGGTTATAAATAAAACCAGACTGGACCTCGGACACAACAGACCCCACCACCCCTTTGATCCTATTAGCCAGTATCTTAGATATGATCTTAAAGATACTACCAATAAGACTAATTGGTCTAtaattgtaacaactctcactaaaatcaatacttattatgttaattgtctattaaggaaacccgAATTGAGAaaccaagtaattctgcataaaccctaaaattttcaaaacaatcagaatcacgatcagggcccctaaaactcaaggggggtaaaccctaactGATAATTATCTTCCGAATTCGTTGTCTAAGTTGAAATTGCATGCGACGTCGACTCAGCAAGGCTACCCAGGTGACAAGCCTACCCTAGGCTAGGTAGGCAtgccccgcgacacgcgacacGCGATAGGTGTCGCGTATTCTTCCGCGACATGCAGGAGGTGCACATTTCGAGTATATATagggggccttgggacttgaattctgacacTGATTCAACGTTTAATTCCAAACAGACGCTGAGATATAGCAGAAACAGTCCTAAACACACACTGCACGGAACGCGGCTGcaacaaacagggtaataactcgattgctattacgatacaacgtccgatcgattgaaactatccaacgatttgtttgagtgctgctcaaattaagttatattttgttattcatcgtgatttcgactggaTGTTTGAGTGCTGCCCGTATCAGGGATATACTCTGTCAtccgttgtgaatccgctggatatttaagtattgcactttgtcaatcgttgtgagggtttaatctcgtgaattgtcgtaactgttgtattagttactaacccagtttgtgtgcattgttatttaaattaggttaaacaaggctaatcagtaggcttatacactgctcgttaaaactgcaatgtgagtcattctctttttatcaactattttacaatactccaaactaTTTTcgaagttataattacagtgattaagttaatGTAGTCTTCACTTACAGCCGGTATGTGTGGTATTGTGCACATTATTACTGTTTTATCAGTTTAGGTGAGCGAGCCTAAATCCTGATACCCtttttaggtgaacggacctatATAGGGATttacgtcacttgtgggtgaacggacccaacagtgatatgaccacagttaCCGAAACGAGtcaagtgacaaatactgtgggtaattggttgacatagaaacattgtaattgttatgggtgaaatcctgagcccatatcctgagaattatcttgaattatatcttacttatatgatatctgttcacatccgggatgctgattcaggatattggtaacatcctgaatggtatcctcagggttactaacggattatgtgcaggcacgtgggttagaagctagcaacgttcatgaagaccttttctactgaagactcggtccaagtcgttcacaagaagccgttgaagccgttTTACTCGGTCTTTgacgttcacattggaatattccGAGCATCCCATGATTATAGGAGTTTTAGTTTacatttcgttactataaatagatgggtataccagatcgaataggacatcacagctacactcactacacttacacacttgttctctcgcaacttgtactctcacacaaagcattgtaacacttagcgatctggtcaatatcctgcactgtatcctgaagtttgaagcaataagaagaactaggcagctgcgattgtcagctcccgaggttttatgccggcgatctagattgatcaagggctttcctcgtacatctcgtgtcaatccttttactttttgctcattgtttgatcgtagatacagctcaatatcctgagccgtatcctgaacactgttttcccaaacaacttaacaagcatattttctatatactttttagcacactacctcacttaactaatttgatcacttaattgcttcggtaatttttgaccaaaacaatttggtgcccaccgtggggcaagtggtgctatctttactaaaatctttgtgaaatcattaatcagttttctgttttcaaaactttttgccacattatctgcaatggcctcaagatcaagcatgagctcttccaccgtgtctgctatgacttctgctactactggtccggtgcttccaccacctcctccaaggatgcaatcttcttcgcaacctcaggatattatccctactcggaatattcagggatctgctccgattttagcttcaaatgatgaaattctaaccttgtttggaagtgtgcaggaacaaatgaggcaacaacaggaaacaaaccaaatgctgttaAGAGAGATACAAGTCTTAAAAGCTGGCTCAAGCAGATCCACCGAAGATATCGTCACTCCTCTACAacccagagctttgaactttagttcagctgtgtatactgaggataatagggggaatattgtgcccagccttcctcagaatcatactcctgaaataccctcctcggttaggatgtcaaccgtgaggagctcaggatatgcttcaggatatgggcagaatcctccgactggtaacgtgcctaataataataataataatacttttgccactaacagtgttggatctttgcaggatgcagctgtgacatcagcattatccagggagcttcagaagctaaaggatatgatatccagtgtacctggggtggttcagccaattcctgaagtatcccaggatagtcaCAGGATATCCCGGTTCGTACGTCCTATTtatgatgctgaaatcccaaaaagattccagactccaaacatgaagctttatgatggaaccacggatcctgaagagcatattgcccagtatagggagagaatggagatcaaccctatccctccggagctcaaggaagcttgcttgtgcaagggttttggttctaccttaacaggatcaacCTTGAAATGGCTCCTAAATGTTCCTCctcattcgattacatcatttgctcacttagtgaatttatttaatagtcagttttcttgtagtagaagctttgaaaaactaacaagtgaccttTACAGGATAACACAGGGGCCTCAAGAgtccctaagggattatgtgaacaagttcagtaGGGAATCTTTAGACATaccgcatcttgatgttgcaacaactgtgcaagctttcaagatggggctgcaaaaagattctcaattttaccaagaccttgtaatgaacccatgtaggaacttggacgaagctcgaaacagggccctaagatatattcggttggaggatgacaaaaagatgcaagagaggatgaatgcatcctcaacatacgaatcgactaacaggaagtcggaatcctcgtacaaaccataccgttctaagccatatggtagaaatgataacaagagagtgaatgctgttgaagacgaggatcctgaagaatatcctgaactatctgaatattgcttttctgttaacattcctgaactgatgtatgccatgcagggtttaggagacaaggctaggtggcctcgaaagaatcaacaaaaagctgattggaaagataagtcaaaatggtgtgccttccacgaagatttcggacatgtgactgaggattgcattgccctaaggaaagaaataagctaccttttgagcaaggggtatctgaaagatctcttaggagaaagaagaataaaggtcaggatactgagaaggatcctgaacgagcagcctcacctccTGCGGACGCCAAGATAATaaacttcatttcgggaggatccgacatttgtgggacttcgtattcggcagcaaaaagacatgcaaaagaagctaaggctgagaggggagacaaacctgtcaggatgactaccctcacaactgacaaaatgatcacatttgatgctgatgacagggatactgtccaggatcctcatcatgatgctctggtaataacgttatatgtggctaaccattttgtacgtaggatattggttgataatggcagctccgtcaatataatccaactagagactctgaagagaatgaatgtgtctccgatggatatcacttcaaagtccaccgtgcttgttgggttcagtggagaggctaggaacacagtgggataGATAAAGTTAccggtatatgttgaaggagtcaactcgatacaacgtttctgtgtgatggattctctgtcctgctataacatcatactgggaagaccatggattcatgatatgaaggccgtaccatcaacatatcaccaatgcatcaagatccctaccccttggggagttgtcaaagtcgatagtgatcagcaggaagcgaaagaatgttactcatcctcaatgaaatcctcgaccaaacccagtgcagcatagcaattaaagatgcgggcctaGGATATCGTGGaagatccggagcaggatgtgaagaaagttatcctggatcaggataatcctgatatctcggtgctcgtgggaaccaatatccctcaggatattgaagatcaattaactaattttttgaaatgcaggatgtcaacatttgcatggaagcatgaggatatgacaggtatatccaaagacattattactcacaagcttggaattgacaggtcattcaagcctatacaacaaaagagaaggaagttcgcccctgaacgaaatgcaattatccaagaggaagttgagagattattgaagtacaagatgatcagagaagtcaaattccctaggtggctagcaaatgtggtagtggttcaaaagaagaatgggaagtggagagtttgtgtagactacacagacctaaacaaagcttgtccaaaagacccgttCCCTCTTCCACATatcgactcaatggtggatgctactgccgggcatgaaatgttgactttcatggatgc contains the following coding sequences:
- the LOC110888484 gene encoding uncharacterized protein LOC110888484, giving the protein MGCSEYSNVNVEDRVKRLQRLLGLQHLLHLYNDACGTVALHEARIKQLESTVADQGAIAEAKSPHYESLMKKVTQEAELKLATAEMDHEQAMVSFREGIKAPAIVSLLQARIKMAYGAKETGLVCPAWPVDSWAAKLKKLGGKAVPLPAEAAFILKIDIEKAYDSINWVFIEKVLEQTGFPGRWRMWVRGILTSARASELINGSPTLEFQCYRGVRQGDPLSPFSLKLTHLCFADDLFIFCGADIGSVKVIKDALNEFSSVSDLVPNMNKSDVIFGNVDEKVQKLILDILPFRVGVFPMKYLGIPLSSKRLYQKDCKALIDRVKGRISDWKVKFLSFAGRVQLIKSVLSSITIYWSSLYILPVAISEEIERLLCGFLWSQGRGNKGMARVKWEEICMAKCQGGLNISSLKIQNIALMSKRMWNVLSNKDSLWVRWVGKYKLCGKSFWEVSETSVDSWSWRQILQHRSMFREKLYDVIDNGKGVRAWLDLWHEKGILLNSINRRDIKTAGFTMNTRLVEIFYGKEWKLPQDSFSKYPWLVSSNIHQYNALREDKFMWKMENGKLEEYAVKRVYKTLCMNGPKVLWSSAIWFSQNIPKHAFILWLAFKFRLLTQDRLLKWGYEGDLRCALCRKCPDSHRHLFFECEYALAVWRRCKVFGRMNDAPNSWPDIIRFVEEKGLLNSVWGIIGKLVLAASVYFIWQERNCRHFGEGKRSVQQLCGTVFETVRMRLLGLCFKDTPNVRMVADIWGFEVKTKGNGINLNGVANVGVG